In Perca fluviatilis chromosome 3, GENO_Pfluv_1.0, whole genome shotgun sequence, the following proteins share a genomic window:
- the LOC120556198 gene encoding DNA-binding protein RFX7-like, with amino-acid sequence MAEEDPQQQQPDRGARSLPGLLTGLQSAEASALQLRIKNSICKSVQSKVENILQDVEKFSDIEKLYLYLKLPAGPSSSIDKSDQSALSSSRTQQMHAFNWIRHHLEEYPETSLPKQEVYDEYKSFCDNLNYHPLSAADFGKMMKNVFPNMKARRLGMRGKSKYCYSGLRKRLFVHMPSLPTLDLHKTGDELQCDVLESPGQLSSIKEDVRFAACDLVCEWAKKVLKRQFDAVEELARFLIDSHYISNKSLAALTIMTGTATEVKPPQMVSAFVPTAEAHSFQPHVTTLSSPSVDAKQQLQRKIQRKQQEQKLHSPLPGEGQTNRADDSVPCASPTPPSPQPTIGIMVAAVQSPITVQRSRQLMSPSPMGTVESKMLPINFQMVTQPLQAVKQSPKTPQNILASPVGERTARQRYAQILPKPAVTTAIALRSPSTMIIGNSPVKTVMTTCHVSPVSLVKMTAISLAPNSSNTTTSFTKAPLRPASAGISSSAVAENFSSNQSIRSTSAVPILTPVARPGQTTNNHTIDVEMEVEAIHKNSQMQNPGTQEPMANRTGGALQRAASVPIPQSKGFLGLEETSRTNCNGKSSSTPNTVAAVQNRNNGANNTSTMHLTPCTQNTSAVSLLNTSRPPSFVESSSVTAAKEGFLSTKSLRKRSGLSPDLSPIKRVFMPQQPELEGAAGLGNGIRNMVGNILRPGAPTRPESAPATREVEMKMKYLPVHAHRTSSFRASDFFSVAKTQSSMQRKDPSTVMETSSSLTQALIQQRQGHTMANVHAIPNNPGLQTHSGVSDVRSSATGSLDPQQHTYTQSNPVTEHFMNQASSLSQLPMQTDMDYFPFDDDVTQDSIVEELVQMEEQMKFNNMQEFGDCVTLQSQQATMPDNIMSTNQTMTAFYHAANSHSNPMHTPTLTPTPTSEMMGGAQGLAGESPFSHIASTTPVDSSLGSSRHTPVGTPHSNCSSTVPPSPVECRNQFAFTPINSSITGFHDGSTVSSSPVKPMQRPMATHPDKTRLEWMNNSYNSSSGSLNKSNSGIGILPSYQGLIGDHFQKPHAFAVPHTRHHDSHFGRLTPISPVQQQVASMTNMAKQEGFAVPAPLDNKATNTPATTFRCRSVSPAVHQRNLSGNAGNLPPIPRSVVSPFNSPVMPEMLNIFVNSQTNLGVSSMAQRSHSVPLNIMMQTEVRPTSGQQCNSKNITNVLLSKLDGDHDDTIRGLGINNLPSSYTARMNLTQILESDPNLSCSDNHLSLMTSDSTSTSKLQRPNYLIENTINEQMILAAGDSRVQSASREQHQQQAQAMLLALSSEQHQEELQQQLDFSTTVKDLLTDNSLTAGSQLMDQVSELTTGAADFPCEIRMASELSSSINDLNALDTDLLFDPNQQQGQYQNAAADELVNDALFQQMTSETAHSSGLDWLESKDHPPVGLMG; translated from the exons CAAATCTGTTCAATCAAAAGTGGAAAACATTCTG caaGATGTGGAGAAGTTCTCAGACATTGAAAAACTCTACCTCTACCTAAAGTTGCCTGCTGGTCCGAGCAGTAGCATTGATAAAAG TGACCAGAGCGCCCTGTCATCAAGCCGCACACAGCAGATGCATGCATTCAACTGGATCCGCCATCATTTAGAGGAATACCCAGAGACGTCTCTTCCCAAACAGGAGGTCTATGATGAATACAA GAGCTTCTGTGACAATCTGAACTACCACCCACTGAGTGCTGCGGACTTTggaaaaatgatgaaaaatgtcTTCCCGAACATGAAGGCTCGTCGACTTGGCATGAGAGGAAAATCAAA ATATTGCTATAGTGGACTAAGGAAGAGGCTCTTTGTTCACATGCCATCTTTACCCACTCTGGATCTCCATAAAACAGGGGATGAG ctccagtgtgatGTCCTCGAGTCACCGGGCCAGCTTAGCAGCATAAAGGAGGATGTGCGATTTGCCGCCTGTGATCTGGTGTGTGAGTGGGCCAAAAAGGTGCTGAAACGCCAGTTTGATGCCGTGGAAGAATTGGCTCGCTTCCTAATCGACAGCCATTACATCAGCAACAAGTCTCTGGCAGCTCTCACCATTATGACCGGCACAGCAACAG AGGTTAAGCCTCCACAGATGGTCTCAGCGTTTGTCCCAACTGCTGAGGCTCACTCCTTCCAGCCTCATGTGACGACACTGTCCTCACCTTCTGTGGATGCAAAGCAGCAGCTCCAGAGGAAGATCCAGAGGAAACAACAAGAACAGAAGCTGCACTCTCCTTTACCTGGAGAGGGACAAACCAACAGGGCAGATGACAGTGTGCCTTGTGCTAGCCCCACCCCTCCGTCACCTCAGCCAACCATAGGCATCATGGTCGCTGCTGTCCAGAGCCCCATCACG GTACAGAGAAGCAGGCAGCTGATGTCCCCCAGTCCAATGGGAACAGTAGAGAGCAAAATGCTGCCTATTAACTTCCAAATGGTGACCCAGCCACTACAGGCAGTGAAACAGAGCCCCAAAACCCCGCAAAATATTCTAGCCAGTCCAGTGGGAGAACGCACTGCTCGGCAGCGCTATGCGCAAATCCTGCCCAAACCTGCGGTCACGACTGCTATCGCCTTGCGCTCGCCCTCCACCATGATCATTGGCAACAGCCCTGTTAAGACCGTGATGACTACATGCCATGTCAGCCCAGTCAGTTTGGTCAAGATGACAGCCATATCTCTTGCACCCAACAGCAGCAATACCACCACTTCTTTCACAAAAGCCCCTCTTCGGCCGGCTTCTGCAGGCATTAGTAGTTCTGCAGTTGCAGAAAACTTCAGTTCCAATCAAAGCATTAGGAGTACCTCTGCAGTCCCCATTCTGACCCCGGTGGCAAGGCCTGGGCAGACTACTAACAATCATACCATCGATGTTGAAATGGAAGTTGAAGCTATACATAAAAACAGCCAAATGCAAAATCCTGGCACTCAAGAACCAATGGCAAATAGGACTGGAGGGGCTTTACAGAGGGCTGCCAGTGTGCCCATACCTCAGTCTAAAGGCTTCCTGGGTCTAGAGGAGACATCCAGGACTAATTGCAACGGAAAGTCCTCTTCAACCCCTAACACTGTGGCAGCTGTCCAAAACCGCAATAACGGCGCTAATAATACAAGCACTATGCACTTAACTCCCTGCACTCAGAATACCAGCGCTGTTTCTTTACTGAACACCAGCAGACCACCTTCTTTTGTGGAAAGCAGCAGTGTAACCGCAGCAAAGGAAGGTTTCTTGTCCACTAAGAGCCTCAGGAAACGTTCAGGCCTCAGTCCAGACCTTTCTCCAATCAAAAGGGTTTTTATGCCCCAGCAGCCAGAGCTAGAGGGCGCTGCTGGTCTTGGAAATGGGATTAGAAACATGGTTGGGAACATCCTCAGGCCAGGAGCTCCAACTAGACCTGAAAGTGCACCAGCTACCAGGGAGGTAGAGATGAAAATGAAATATCTTCCAGTCCACGCACACAGGACTTCTTCTTTCAGAGCCAGTGATTTCTTCTCTGTTGCCAAAACACAGAGCTCAATGCAGAGGAAAGACCCTTCCACTGTTATGGAAACTAGCTCCTCACTTACTCAAGCATTAATACAACAACGGCAGGGACACACAATGGCTAACGTGCATGCCATACCTAATAACCCCGGCCTCCAAACACATTCAGGTGTGAGTGATGTTAGGAGTTCAGCCACAGGGAGCCTGGACCCTCAACAACATACCTACACTCAGTCCAACCCTGTTACTGAACACTTTATGAATCAAGCTTCATCATTGAGCCAGCTCCCTATGCAAACTGATATGGATTACTTTCCCTTTGATGATGATGTGACTCAGGACAGCATTGTGGAGGAGCTGGTGCAGATGGAGGAGCAGATGAAATTTAACAACATGCAAGAGTTTGGAGACTGTGTCACACTGCAAAGCCAACAGGCTACGATGCCGGACAACATAATGTCCACCAATCAGACCATGACTGCTTTCTATCATGCTGCAAACAGCCACAGCAACCCGATGCATACTCCTACACTGACACCCACACCCACGTCGGAAATGATGGGAGGAGCCCAAGGCCTCGCCGGAGAGAGCCCCTTCTCCCACATCGCCTCCACCACCCCAGTGGACAGCTCACTGGGAAGCAGTCGTCACACCCCAGTTGGTACTCCGCACTCCAACTGCAGCAGCACTGTGCCTCCCAGTCCAGTGGAGTGTAGAAACCAGTTTGCATTTACACCCATCAACTCCAGCATCACTGGTTTCCATGACGGCAGCACCGTTTCCAGCAGCCCGGTTAAGCCCATGCAGAGACCGATGGCCACCCACCCAGACAAGACCAGGCTGGAGTGGATGAATAACAGTTACAACAGCAGCAGCGGGAGCCTAAACAAGTCAAACAGTGGAATTGGAATCCTCCCAAGCTATCAAGGCCTGATAGGTGATCATTTTCAAAAGCCTCACGCCTTTGCCGTCCCTCATACACGGCACCATGACagccattttggccgcttgacTCCCATCTCGCCCGTGCAGCAGCAGGTAGCCAGCATGACTAACATGGCCAAGCAGGAGGGCTTTGCTGTGCCTGCCCCTCTGGATAACAAAGCCACCAACACACCTGCTACAACCTTTCGATGTCGCAGTGTAAGCCCCGCCGTGCATCAGAGGAACTTGAGTGGAAACGCAGGGAACCTTCCCCCTATCCCTCGTTCAGTAGTGTCTCCCTTTAACTCTCCTGTCATGCCTGAGATGTTAAACATCTTTGTGAACAGCCAGACAAATCTTGGGGTGAGCAGCATGGCTCAGAGGAGCCATTCTGTGCCGCTCAACATCATGATGCAAACTGAGGTCCGGCCCACGTCGGGCCAGCAATGCAACAGCAAAAACATCACCAATGTCCTTTTGAGCAAGCTGGATGGGGACCATGACGACACTATTCGGGGTCTGGGCATTAATAATTTACCCTCCAGCTATACTGCACGCATGAACCTCACCCAGATCCTCGAGTCTGACCCAAACCTCTCCTGCAGCGACAACCACCTCAGCCTGATGACCTCGGACTCCACCAGCACATCCAAGTTGCAGAGGCCAAATTACCTCATCGAAAATACTATCAATGAACAAATGATTCTCGCAGCAGGTGACAGCCGAGTACAGTCGGCTTCTAGAGAGCAGCATCAACAACAGGCACAGGCTATGTTGCTAGCTTTGAGCTCAGAGCAGCATCAAGAAGAACTACAGCAGCAGTTGGATTTCAGCACCACTGTGaaagacctcctgacagacaacAGCCTTACTGCTGGCAGTCAGCTCATGGACCAGGTGTCAGAGCTCACTACAGGTGCAGCAGATTTCCCCTGTGAAATCCGAATGGCATCGGAGCTCTCCAGTAGCATCAATGACCTTAACGCATTGGACACAGACCTTCTGTTTGACCCCAACCAGCAGCAAGGGCAATATCAAAATGCTGCTGCGGATGAGTTGGTGAATGATGCGCTGTTTCAGCAAATGACCAGCGAGACGGCGCATTCAAGTGGACTTGACTGGCTCGAAAGCAAAGATCATCCACCTGTTGGGTTGATGGGGTGA